From a single Silene latifolia isolate original U9 population chromosome 6, ASM4854445v1, whole genome shotgun sequence genomic region:
- the LOC141588041 gene encoding uncharacterized protein LOC141588041, with the protein MDVDTAIDPSQAAAVWSPVVWNNWNVPKHSMVTWLMMHNGMNVKEKLFKLAYCTDDLCMFCEAQTETVEHVFSDCVYSCRIKAQLNQWFGGSVPDTITLATVHQNSVLWKVRATCLTAYNYYVWYQKNNARINGCLLRPEMVAKRIEEDVTRRIKAKLGEPM; encoded by the coding sequence GCTGCAGCAGTTTGGTCACCTGTTGTTTGGAATAATTGGAATGTCCCTAAGCATTCCATGGTTACCTGGTTGATGATGCATAATGGGATGAATGTCAAGGAAAAGCTTTTCAAATTAGCCTATTGCACTGATGATTTATGTATGTTCTGTGAGGCCCAAACTGAGACTGTGGAACATGTGTTTTCTGACTGTGTGTATAGCTGCAGAATTAAAGCTCAGCTGAATCAGTGGTTTGGAGGGAGTGTCCCTGATACGATCACTCTAGCTACTGTGCATCAGAATTCAGTCCTTTGGAAAGttagagccacctgtcttactgCCTACAATTATTATGTGTGGTACCAAAAAAACAATGCAAGAATCAATGGTTGTTTGTTGCGTCCAGAAATGGTTGCCAAGAGAATTGAGGAAGATGTTACTAGGAGGATTAAAGCTAAGCTTGGGGAGCCAATGTGA